The genomic DNA ACCACGGCCTCTCCAGAGCCTACCCTCTGGGCTAGAACAcaacttgggggagggggacataAGGCTTACTTCCCTCTTGTTGGCCAATTTCCTTAGGTCTTTCTCTGTAGAACTAGTACCACCTAGGGGCCAAAGGACCGCACTGCATCTCACTCACCATTCACCATTTAACTAGCTTGAATACACTGAATGTGATGGGAACACAAACCAGGGAACAGTTCACTCTGGAGAAAAAGCCTTGGCATTTGGAGGCAGCTTCAAATGGTGCCTGTGCTGAGCTGGGCCACAAAGTTTTCCAGGGAAAGAGTAGAAAGGGtcagagaagggggtgggggtatCCCAAGCTAAGAGTCAGAGAAGGGTGTGGTGGTATCCCAAGCTAAGGGTCAGAGAAAGATATAGGGACATCACAAGCTAAGGGGTTCTGGTTTTAAACTTCAGAACCATTTGAACAGCccagcacatttttttttcatgcccCAAGACTTCTTTTAATCAGGAGACTCATAGATCTGCATCTTCAAAAGTCAACTCCTGCTGTTGTGCAAAGACAGAGAAATAAGTGTGAGAAGCAACTAAGCACAGGAGTATGTTCTTCAGTCTCTCCCTTTCCACCATTCTTGAACACAGTCAAATTGAAGTTGTTTCCCTCAAACCAGTGTTTCAACCAGaaacattttctatttctctcaGCTTCTTCACAGAGAAGTCACAGCATtagatttgtgtgttttgtttgcatatatgtatgggATCCTCTGGAACGGGAGttttggatggttgtgagccatgatgttGTGAGCTAGGAACTGAAcgcaggtcctctacaagagcaacaagtgcttctGTCCAtggagctacctctccagcctcacaGCATTGTCAAAACCAGATCTCAACAGTTTTGCACTCACCAGTTAAAAGGCAGTATGTTGGAGGTATCTTAATGCTTTCAAACCCTGCACTGGCCTCAGTGTACGAGATTATCCTAAATTTCACTTTTTTCTCTAAAATGGATATCATAACACATACCTTAGGGACTGGAGACAGGCCCACGAAGTATTAACACATGGTAGTTTGTTGAAAGATTGTGGTGATTATTTGTAACTGCAAGTACTCCATGTGTGGCGTGCACAATACTTTTACCCTGCTACTTTACAGGCAATTGAATACAGCTTACTCGAGATCTTAGGAGCTTCACCCAGATTATCAGAAATAGGGCCGGAAGAACTTTTCAGGAAGATTGCTTAAGAATTTCTcacctctgtgtatgtgtacgtgtttTGGTGGTGGGTAGAATGAGAGAAAGGCCCTAACAACCAATGCCTCAATGTGGTTTTGGTACTCACAACTGAAAAAAGTAGGAGGCAAAGATGCTAACATTCAGTGGGCAGAGAAGCCAGGCATGCTATCCAACTTTCTACAATGCATAGAGCAGCCAGACCCCCACAACCAACCATTATCTGACTCTAACTGCCTATAACAAGGGGGTTAAGAAAGCTTTCTCTAACATCCGATCTTGCCCCTTCTAGAGCTCTGGCCAGCGGTGTCCCACACGAACACTTCCGACAATGGAAGCTCTGTCTAGTGCAAAAAAGTTCTCCACCGGCCCTGCACATAGTAGGTGTCAAAACCCATTCTGACATGCTTTAGCAGCAGAAGACGAGAAAAGGAAGACCCGTCGTCACTCCCCATTGTTCAACAGCATGCAATTGGTCTTTTCAATATTTACACATTATTTTACAAATGAACAGCTTTGTTAGAGATGGCGATCAAGGAAaaaatttcctttctcttctaggaCTTCCACACATACAGAAGAAAGGTTTGCACACTTCTAAAAGGACCTCACGACCCATCACGGTGTATCCTGAAAATAGTCCACAAAAGAAATCTATAGGATTTCTCGAAGGAGCAAGTCTGTGGGCCGTGACCTCTGGCGCCCAAGGCCCTCGCTCCACTCTTCCACCCCCGGATCACCGGGCCTCCGAGATCAACTATCTGGGGCCCCCAAGCCTCGGAGCCCGGCCCCCCAAAGCGCGTGCCCACGCCGTGTCCTTCTCCCGCCTCTCTCGCGGGAGCCCAGAGAGGAATCTGCCCGGGGGTAGGCTTGTCGCCAATCTGAATCAAACAGAGTCGGTTCTCACTCGCCTAGCCGCGGCCCACACGCGCGTCTCCATAACCAGGCCTACCGCGGCCTGGGGCCTTCGGCCGGTGCAGGCCCGGCGGACGCCCGCGGGGCTAGGCGAGCTCAGGCCCTGGCGCGGCCTACTCTTTCGGAAGTCGCCGAAGCCTCTGGCCTCACCTGAACACGGGCGGGAAGGCCCGGGACTCTGCTCCGGGGCGGGCGGCGCGGTGATAACGGCTCCGCACGGCCTCGGTAGCGGTGGTGGCGGCGGCAGAGCGGTAGCGGCGACGGCGACGGCGACGGCGACGGCTGCGGCTCCTCCTCAGCGCGCACGACCCGCTCCCCGGCCCCGCGGCCCAGACACGCCCCCTCCCCAGCGCGCTCTACTATTGGTTAATGTTTTTGAAGAACCGATCCTCATTGGTTGGCATGGCTGTCGCGGTACTCGGGAGCGCGCGGCGGAGGTGGGACTTCCTGTCGGCGTCGTCCGCGGTGGGACCAGGGCGCCCAGTGGAGTGGCAGAGTAGCTATCGGTGGCCGCGGAGGGGGCGAGTTGGAGCCTGGCCCGCAGTGGACGCCAACTGGACATCAAGGCCAAAGAGTGGCGCTTTTTATAGAACGCACTTCGTGTGGTCCTCACAATGCGTGATGTGCTGCCGCTCACTTCCGAAGTAAGCAAGGTGGTCATCGGGAGCCCAGGCTAGGAGGACAGGATCCTCGATTCGAATCCCGGCCCGGACATTTCCGGTCTGCCTGCGGTTGAACACTGGCTGACGTCACTTctcctggcctcagtttccttaacTGGTGGAGCGGGGTAAAGGATGTGGGCAGCATGGGCAGCTTCTGGGAATCTAACGTTAAAATTTCTTGGTTTTAAGATTTTTCTTAATGTGTATGCATGGGTTCAACCtgcgtgtctgtgcaccacgtgcgTGTAGTGCATATGGAAATCAAAGAGAATGTCGGACCCTTCCCGACTAGTATTAATAGACTGCTGTTAACTGCATTTGGGTGCGGAgaactgaacccatgtcctctggaagagcagccgatGCTCTTAATTTCTGGGCCATCTTTCCAAGACCCATCTCCTTCGAAATTTTAAATGCCCACAAACATAGTAGTAGAGTGTGCCAACCAGTCGGGCAGTGAGCAGCCTGTCTCTTTTTGGGAGCTGTTGTTCTGGGCTAGTGCTATCAGACACGTATATGCCAGCCTGTTTGATTTAAAAAGTCGTCTCTGCCTCtttccgattttttttttttttttttttttttttttttagcatgtttgttttcttttagtcaGGATCTTCCTGAGTAGTCCTGGCTTGGAACTTCTAAACCAGGTTGATCAttgatccgcctgcctctgcttcctgggtgctggctTTAAAGGTGATGtgtatgttttgagacagtgtctcatataATCCAGGTTGTGTGTCAGTGAAACGATCCTTATGCTTCCATCTCCCAGGTTCTAGAGTTACAGGCCTGCAACACAGCAGCTGGCTATAGGTAACCTTTTAAAGACAGTTTCATGGGATTCGAAAAAAtgttatgttttaatattttgtattatgtctgtattatttgtatgtatgtttgtgtttttaaaggatggtgtttatgtgtatataatatgtatatattataatatgtatgtgtttgtgtgagcatATATGTGAAAATCAAAGGATTCATTGCAGGAGTCAAGTTTTCCAACATAAGGAACCTGGGggtggtgttctttttttttttttttttttctggagctggggaccgaacccagggccttgcgcttcctaggcaagcgctctaccactgagctaaatccccaaccaatgttctttttttaaattaatttattcgcTTAACATCCTGATTGCTGCCCCAACTCTTGGTCCCCCTCTCACAGAGTTCCCCCTTCCCAAATCCTTCTCTAAGGAGGTGGAGTCCCCCATCCCCATAACCCCCTCACCCTGGCACATGGAGTCTCTGCAGggataggcacatcctctctcattaaggctagacaaggcagcgaTTATGGGAGCATATTCTGCCCcctgtaacattttttttttttggttcttttttttttttttttcccggagctggggaccgacccctGTAACATTCTTGATCAGCTTTGTACAGTAAAACTTTTAAGGAAGCCACAAAGTTGTTGCTATATGGCAActtaaattttgaaaattatgtatgaACTCAGGAGATAAGtagaagggtcagaa from Rattus norvegicus strain BN/NHsdMcwi chromosome 12, GRCr8, whole genome shotgun sequence includes the following:
- the LOC102552452 gene encoding uncharacterized protein LOC102552452, whose translation is MNSFVRDGDQGKNFLSLLGLPHIQKKGLHTSKRTSRPITVYPENSPQKKSIGFLEGASLWAVTSGAQGPRSTLPPPDHRASEINYLGPPSLGARPPKARAHAVSFSRLSRGSPERNLPGGRLVANLNQTESVLTRLAAAHTRVSITRPTAAWGLRPVQARRTPAGLGELRPWRGLLFRKSPKPLASPEHGREGPGLCSGAGGAVITAPHGLGSGGGGGRAVAATATATATAAAPPQRARPAPRPRGPDTPPPQRALLLVNVFEEPILIGWHGCRGTRERAAEVGLPVGVVRGGTRAPSGVAE